The nucleotide sequence TCCCGGCTACCTCTATCTTGGTGGTCTACGATGAGCTCGACCTGCCACCGGGTGCGGTGCGCCTGAAGCGCGGCGGCGGGGCCGGCGGGCACAACGGGATCCGCGACATCATCGCCCATCTCGGCGACCCCGGGTTTGCCCGCCTGCGTCTCGGGATCGGCCATCCCGGGGTACGCGAGTTGGTCATCCCCTACGTGCTGTCCTTGCCGCCCTCGCACGAGCGCCTGGCCATCGAGGCGGCCATCGATGCCGTCATCGAGCACCTCCCACGCATCCTGGACGGGGACCTGGAGCCGGTGATGAACCACCTGCACCGCCGCGCCCCCGAGGCGCCCGCCGCGGATTAGGGCGAGCTTCTGGGATTACGGGGGACCACGCGGGGATGGGCTTTCGCTGCGGCATCGTGGGTCTGCCGAATGTCGGCAAGTCCACGCTCTTCAATGCCCTGACACGGGCCGCGGTCGCTGCCTCGAATTATCCGTTTTGCACCGTGGACCCCAACGTGGGCGTGGTGCCGGTGCCGGACCCGCGCCTCGCGCCGCTCGCGGAGATAGCGAAGCCCGAGCGCGTCGTGCCGGCGGCCATGACCTTCGTCGATATCGCCGGTCTCGTCACCGGGGCCTCCCAGGGCGAGGGCCTCGGAAACAAGTTCCTCGCCCATATCCGCGAGACCCAGGCCATCGCGCACGTGGTGCGCTGTTTCGAGCACGAGCGCATCGTACACGTCGCGGGCCGCGTGGATCCCCTGTCCGACATCGAGACCGTCCACACCGAGCTGGCGCTCGCGGACATCGAGACGGTGGAGCGCGCGCTCGAGCGTGTCGGCAAGCGGGAAAAGGCCGGTGACAAGCCGGCACAGACTGCCCGTGCGGCGCTCGACAGGGCCCTGCGGTGCCTCGATGCCGGCGGGAACCTCCGCTCCCTGGTGCTTACCGAGGCGGAGCGCGCCGTGCTCGCGGAGCTGCATCTCCTCTGCTTGAAGCCCACCCTGTATGTCGCCAACGTCACCGAGTACGGGCTCGGCGGCAACCGTTGGACCGAGGAGCTCGCGCTTCTCGCGGAGCGCGAAGGGGCAGCGAGCCTCATCGTCTGCGCCACGCTCGAGGCCGCGCTCGCCGAGCTCGAGGACGGCGAGCGCCGCGAGTACCTGGAGGCGTTGGGTGTGGCGGAGACCGGGCTCGCGCGCCTCATCGAGGCCGGCTACGCTCTCCTCGGCCTGCAGACCTTTTTCACCGCCGGGCCCAAGGAGGTGCGCGCCTGGACGGCGCGCATCGGCGCCACGGCGCCCGAAGCGGCCGGCCTGATCCACACCGATTTCCAGCGCGGCTTCATCCGCGCCGAGGTCATCGGCTACGACGACTACCTCGCCGGTCGCGGCGAGCAAGGCGCCAAGGACGCCGGCAAGTGGCGCCTGGAAGGCAAGGACTACCGGGTCCGCGACGGCGACGTCATGCACTTTCGATTCAAGGTCTAATCCAAACGCTGCACTTCACCCCTTCTCACCAAGTCTCAAGAACCATGTAAGGCCCAGCATCTCTGGGCTTTTTTGTGTTCTGGCGCTTCGCTTGGTCGCTTGCCATCTCACACAAAAGCCGTGGGTACGATACCGAGTACGACGCGCACATACCCGGTTTAGCGGATCACCCCCGGCGCACGTTCTTGATGTGCTGGACACCGCGGAACCCGGTCAGGGCCAACCCACTCCAAGTGGGACTTCGATGGATTGGTCAGCGAGACGAGCCGTCCGGTCA is from Pseudomonadota bacterium and encodes:
- the pth gene encoding aminoacyl-tRNA hydrolase; this encodes MARGAVAERVPDETGTRGRIELIVGLGNPGPEYAATRHNAGSWFLTRLRVALRQEGKFAGRVGRLENAGQSCFVLQPSTFMNRSGQSVAALAGYYRIPATSILVVYDELDLPPGAVRLKRGGGAGGHNGIRDIIAHLGDPGFARLRLGIGHPGVRELVIPYVLSLPPSHERLAIEAAIDAVIEHLPRILDGDLEPVMNHLHRRAPEAPAAD
- the ychF gene encoding redox-regulated ATPase YchF; the encoded protein is MGFRCGIVGLPNVGKSTLFNALTRAAVAASNYPFCTVDPNVGVVPVPDPRLAPLAEIAKPERVVPAAMTFVDIAGLVTGASQGEGLGNKFLAHIRETQAIAHVVRCFEHERIVHVAGRVDPLSDIETVHTELALADIETVERALERVGKREKAGDKPAQTARAALDRALRCLDAGGNLRSLVLTEAERAVLAELHLLCLKPTLYVANVTEYGLGGNRWTEELALLAEREGAASLIVCATLEAALAELEDGERREYLEALGVAETGLARLIEAGYALLGLQTFFTAGPKEVRAWTARIGATAPEAAGLIHTDFQRGFIRAEVIGYDDYLAGRGEQGAKDAGKWRLEGKDYRVRDGDVMHFRFKV